A region of the Melitaea cinxia chromosome 1, ilMelCinx1.1, whole genome shotgun sequence genome:
GGATCCTAAAACGACCTCGTTTGTTATGTATGTTGTATGTTATGATtagtaataatttgtatatttttcttaaaaatatgtatattaaaagtcttcattattttatcaaatttatatttgactacaAAAATAGCAAGGAAAATTGATAAAGTCGGacgctatattttatatttatttattacaaagaatataaataatacatactccGATGTATAAAGTAGGTACGTTGAATTTAACCTGAATGTATGTACAATATAATGTGTGTAAATTGTTATGTTTCAATAACATTTCCTTACAAAAAATCAGTTTTGACATGTTGTTTGTTTCATtacttatctataaaatataaaacatttaaaaataaaatttcctaTAATTTTAAAGAGTTTATTTCGCCTCATCTATAACTATGATATAGAACTCTTTCTAAAGTTTACATAGCAAGAAGACGCAGAATCCATTTCTGCTTATTTAACAACTTTGATTGTTTTACGGTgggaatatttattaatttttagatcTCTGGTGGATTTTTCAGCCTAACATTCAAAGTCACTTTTTaggaaaattttaaacattaagttTAGTTAAAACAATAAACGACATAGAAACGCATAGTATTGGGATCGGTATACAACTTAGAccgttaattgtaaataaatattacttacgtCGGAAGAGTAAGccatataaaactatataaaactaattttgtaGTGTAATAAATACGGTTAGATGGGAGCTTACAAGCTTTTAATAGAGAATAACAGTAAAACAAGTAACCATATATTCTCTTCCTGATGAATCCTAGATTACATTAGGCACTAGATTGGCAACCTACAAGGCACTATGCAGTTAGCACAGCAAATTTAatatagtcatataatataatttttacaaatttaatatattcattttaatgaCTTTCAAAGTACAGTTAATGGCCGTTTCTCAAACTGCTCGCaacaatatttgtattgatCAAATATTCAATTTGAACTAAATAATTAACTAGAATTCATTTTTTTGCGAAAATTTGCGATCTCTATGTCGAGGTACTTAAGCCCAATCGCTATGTTagcattatatacatatttatatgtacaaagAGCTGCTCTGCAAATATTTCTAAACATCTAAAGTATGGAATGCATCATTTATAGATTTAATACTGAACTGACAATCTGTATATGTAGGTTTTCCTTTGGTCATAATAATTAACTGTGCAAAGAAAATATATGAAGACAAAAAGCGATTGTATGCGttcagtattataaatatattgtttatatcaGCAGAATTTACCTCAAGTAGAAAAAAAAGTCTATATCAACAAGTTTTCAAGAAAACCGATAGAGATATAGATAGActgattaatatattatatgttgtaaaatatcgaaaaatttagtaagatttttttagatgtttatagcaaaaaaaaaacattgaggCAATTTCTACTTAGCACGTTACTAATCATGATAATCTCCGTAAtataaaactacattttatttcaacaataCATCATATGTTCTTCATTTACAAACGATGTTTAGGTCATAATTTCAAAAAGTTAACGATGTCAATTCATATCATAACAAGAGCATAACGTTTAAATGCAATGTGCGGTAAAAATTAGAAGTCTTATTTGATAAATGTAAACTGTACACAAACGCAacacaatatttacaaaaatcaaaaGTTCTCACTCAAAAATACCGAACACACTGTCCTCACCGACAGACTTGGCACTCGCGACGCACACCTATCAATGTCACTTAGTAATGCTACCGTATACAGTTTGTTGGgttagatttcaaatataaGTCTTTTTCACTTTCTGTAAGGTTCCACATTTCAAGTCTTTGTCTAGAGACTCGGTAGAGTTTCGTAGGTCGAGCGTTCGTTCCTTGCCCAATTCTAAATGTAGATTATCTTGCTTCGCCATCGGGCATACGTTCGCTACCATGTTGACGTTCTTTGATCTCGGTGGCATGTAACCCGAGTTAACGTTTAAAGGTGTCTCTAACGGACTGAGcctggaaagaaaaaaaaaggaatgcaACGTctcatcacattttttttttggtttgagATTTCAGTAAATATTGGAAAATAACAAGCAAAATGttcaaaagtatattttttagattACATTCATTTTGTTactcttatattatttatggtgaatataatgtgtaatatttttagttaatgggtatattatataagtttataCATACCTGTTTAAGTGATTGTGTTGTTCATTGAATGGCGAAGTATCGGTAAAAAACGGGTGTCGAAATCGCCGAGAAAATAGATATCCAATAACAAAGCCCACCATGAGGGTAATCAAACACGAAGCTACCACAGCTGTCAATAGAGCTTGCGCGCTGTAAATATTTCCATCGGCTGCTTCCACTGTTAAGTGATCTAaggacaaatatatttttatgatttaaaaattggTTATATGTAGATTGAATTAGAAAAATACGAAATTTCTCTAAAGAAATTACTACAAGCTACttagtttgttttaataattatgttatccataacaaatattgtatataactcTAATCTCTCAAATAGCaaggataaatattttaagtacgcGTGGATGGCAAAATCCAAAACTACTTTCATGTGTCAGCAACGCATGCAATCGTTCTCGCTTCAGTCAGTTGTTATTACCATTATGAAAACGCGTCGTCGTTAAAAACGaacaaataagaaaatatatagaaTACAAACCTGTTTCGTGTTTGTTGTCAGTAGAAGTTTTATCTTCAGTTAGGACATTTGTTTCAACGACttctattaaaatttcattttgaaaatcGTTTGTCGGTTTGTTCGCTTCAATCTGAGATGGTTTTTTCGTAGCAGGGTTTCTGTTACTGTGACGATCACCCGGTAGCAGTGCGGGTAGTTTGTTGCAGATTTCAGTCTTTccattttcaatattttgtaaaaatcttTCTGGATTTGGAAATTGTCTGTTTCCAACCCAGGAGCACTGTTGTTGCTTAGAATCCCATGCGCAATGAGGGTCTTGTAGAGCTACGCATTCTctacaattgaaaataaaaatgtttctattgaattaatcattaaaactattcagtaagaaatatttaaacattggatataaaactaaataaactttagaaagaataaaaataagaagtaaTGTATATAGTAATTGTATAACATACCTGCACGATTGAATGTTGGAACAATGTGACAATGTAACGGCTTTTATCATATCACCGGATGCAACAATTAATTTCTCGGTTGTTAATGCGACGTGCATTTGTTTTATAGGCACACCCGGTGGAAGAACTTGGACTTCCGATATTACAGCTGTTCTTACAGGATTTTTGCTGTACTCATCCATACTTGCATCAAACACGCCTTCATTTGAAGCTACATTTACAGCCTTTATAACTCTTCCGTCATCCGTACCAACATACATAACGTCATATTTGTTACCGTTCATGGACTGTACTTGCGGGTGAATTGCAATAGCTGAAAATCTATACTGTAGGCTGACCCTGAGGAGAATTGGTCTTGCCAAAAACGACGGAATAGCTTTATCCATAAGTGGATGTGACTTTATGAAATTGATAGCTGAGTCTGACAACGTCCGACTGTCTTCAACGCATGATCCTGGTTGAGGTTGAGGAACTTTCTCTTTAGATAGTGCCAACCAGTttgaattcatatttttttgaccTTTAAATGGTCCATCAAAGGCGTCTAATATATCTCTCATGGCAAAAGCACATACAGCGGATCCGCCGATTGCATTTTGAGGCGTTGTGAAAACTGCGTAAACAATGTCGTTCCTGCTGCTACCACTACCGTAAATACCGTTAATTATTTCAGTCGTTGCCTctgtgaaataaaattatattgtagccATCTGTGTTTTTATATTCAAGGAAAAGTTTTGGTTTTATAATTTCTACTTACgaatttcatcaaaataaaatgGATACTCTCCaggaattgagcaattcaaacgAGCTTTGAGGAATGACGTCCATCTATCGTTAAAAGGGTGCGGACCGCCTTTATCGTTTAAACAAACTCGAGCGACTCTTgaatatacagcctgaaaagaataattattacaattacccAAAAATCGATACATTCTTGtgcaatatctatttttcaaaatGATGTATATAttccactttttaaaaatagtgtaaaatttttatttttaataattttcttttccaaaatatattaaataatgaaactagCCTTTCCACAGTTCATATATTCAACAGCAGTTTCACGATAGAAAAAGTAGGCATGACTTGTTGACGCAACTGCTCCAACGAATGAAGGATCGTTGAGTAGTCGCAAATCAGAGTGTTCTGTTCGCACAGGTTCTCTGTATATTAAAGGTTCAGAGCCAGAAAAATCAGCTGCCGTTGCCGTGTAGAGATGACCGtctggaaaaaaaattacttgattTAATTATTGGTTGCAATCAATCGTACAGTTATTTGACTGATCTCTAGATTCTTATACTACTACACAAACTAACAGCCATTATTAGTAAACAGATAACAGTTATCAATAATTATACCTAATAAGTTAATTAAGTTCTCGTTTAAGGTTTCTTACAAAACATTGTAACTATGACTGTAGCTTATAATTAAGTACTACTTAGTATGACTTGACACTGTCGTTAAAATATAACTGTTCATTCAAGTCTAACACGAATAGATATTGAACATAGcggtaatagtaataaatcgATTAACATCGCGGACTCCGTGCGTCGTGCTTAGCACATCCCCTCAGCGCGCTTGAGGTTCAAGCACTTTAGTCATATCTCTCGCTAATCGTTGTCgtttatattttcaaagtaaACGTTGAACACTTTGGGACATCCTGACACAGGTAAAACACTTACTTAAAAGGATGTCCCAACAACGGTGATACCGTGTTATGTAaacgtttttctaaataaataattttttatttaaaaaaaaatcttttttgtatttCCAAAACTTCtcatattgtaattaaaaaacaaatgacaaaatgttatttcatcttgttattaaattacatgataaaaataaaatatataagacgtatatatctatatctatcttcTATAATgcttctatactaataaatggatttttttgttcggttttaccgcaaaaaataactaaaccgatcggaataatatttataccataagatgcagcgcgtttcggagaaggtttttgtagatgatatgttggtgattacttatcgtgtaaaataATATGGATGGACAGATGTCGCTAGTATAAgcctataaaacaaagttgtgTTAGTTACACCATTTATAATTGAAGAACGGCTGGtccaatttttatatttgattttcaaaattttttactAGTCCGGAATAGGATAAGtattaaaaacatt
Encoded here:
- the LOC123656911 gene encoding semaphorin-1A, with amino-acid sequence MAVARAVLVLLASTAQAWMPDANARIHVKYGDDTTEQFVGNTTGPNHFRILDKDDFSILVGGRSTVYNLSLYDLSENVEQRLEWQSTDAHRELCQLKGKSADDCQNYLRVASRSHGRLMVCGTNAFKPMCRRYNRHTPNHHLEEFDGTGRCPYNPQHNSTAIFTDGHLYTATAADFSGSEPLIYREPVRTEHSDLRLLNDPSFVGAVASTSHAYFFYRETAVEYMNCGKAVYSRVARVCLNDKGGPHPFNDRWTSFLKARLNCSIPGEYPFYFDEIQATTEIINGIYGSGSSRNDIVYAVFTTPQNAIGGSAVCAFAMRDILDAFDGPFKGQKNMNSNWLALSKEKVPQPQPGSCVEDSRTLSDSAINFIKSHPLMDKAIPSFLARPILLRVSLQYRFSAIAIHPQVQSMNGNKYDVMYVGTDDGRVIKAVNVASNEGVFDASMDEYSKNPVRTAVISEVQVLPPGVPIKQMHVALTTEKLIVASGDMIKAVTLSHCSNIQSCRECVALQDPHCAWDSKQQQCSWVGNRQFPNPERFLQNIENGKTEICNKLPALLPGDRHSNRNPATKKPSQIEANKPTNDFQNEILIEVVETNVLTEDKTSTDNKHETDHLTVEAADGNIYSAQALLTAVVASCLITLMVGFVIGYLFSRRFRHPFFTDTSPFNEQHNHLNRLSPLETPLNVNSGYMPPRSKNVNMVANVCPMAKQDNLHLELGKERTLDLRNSTESLDKDLKCGTLQKVKKTYI